From a single Brettanomyces bruxellensis chromosome 7, complete sequence genomic region:
- a CDS encoding uncharacterized protein (MEROPS:MER0209266): MRFGIHLLGNFILLVLKVFVGICFKLIHPQQIVLPREIRKCNKTNALPCVRSGTSSPKEFKETELDLLDSESNVKCELVSKIIMAKDITDIVHAHGYLVHEHVVRTRDGYLLSIHHILKKGASGFVNRPVVYLHHGLLTNSELFVLGDTTSRCLPFRLIDEGYDVWLGNNRGNKYSQKHLKYSTKDDSFWDFSLDEFAIFDIPDTIDYILKITKQNELSYIGFSQGSSQAFAALSLNPDLNSKVNLFVGLSPAMIPKGLNNKICSYFISSAPSMLFKLFGERSIVPSVVFWQRLFGPQLYEKVVDASLSFLFNWHIQNISTLQKFIGYPHMFSPTSVKSVVHWFQIIGSSRFQMYDECGCSGSKLVYLSGAAEKANRVAPFPTRNITTPMLLICGQSDMLIDMDKLRAQVIAPMEVINVPGYEHMDTLWARDVESTVFDKVIKKLEIYTNKISKKRVINL, encoded by the coding sequence atgagGTTTGGAATACATTTACTTggaaattttattttacttgtGTTGAAGGTTTTTGTTGGAATCTGTTTTAAATTAATTCATCCGCAGCAAATAGTTCTTCCTCGtgaaataagaaaatgtaATAAAACCAATGCGTTACCTTGTGTAAGATCGGGCACTTCCTCACCAAAGGAATTCAAGGAGACGGAATTAGATTTGTTAGATTCTGAAAGTAATGTCAAATGTGAGTTAGTCTCAAAAATTATAATGGCTAAGGACATCACAGACATAGTTCATGCACATGGATATCTTGTGCACGAGCATGTTGTGAGGACTAGAGATGGTTACCTTCTCTCTATTCATCATATCCTGAAGAAGGGGGCGTCTGGTTTTGTCAATAGACCTGTTGTTTACTTACATCATGGACTTTTGACTAATAGTGAATTGTTTGTTCTTGGTGATACAACATCCAGATGTCTTCCATTCCGCCTCATAGATGAGGGCTATGATGTTTGGTTAGGTAACAACAGAGGCAATAAGTATTCCCAAAAGCacttgaaatattcaacaaAAGATGATAGCTTTTGGGATTTTTCCTTGGATGAATTTGCCATTTTTGACATTCCTGACACAATCGATTATATTCTAAAGATAACTAAACAAAATGAGCTCAGTTATATTGGATTCAGTCAAGGCTCTTCTCAAGCGTTCGCTGCCTTGTCACTAAATCCGGATCTTAACAGTAAGGTCAATCTCTTTGTTGGCCTCTCTCCTGCTATGATACCTAAAGGGCTCAATAACAAAATTTGCTCCTACTTTATCAGTTCTGCACCATCAATGCTGTTCAAGCTGTTTGGTGAGCGCTCGATTGTGCCTTCTGTTGTTTTTTGGCAACGACTTTTTGGCCCTCAATTATATGAGAAAGTTGTGGATGCCTCACTCTCCTTCCTATTCAATTGGCATATTCAAAACATTTCAACATTGCAGAAATTCATTGGCTATCCCCACATGTTTTCCCCTACTTCCGTTAAATCGGTCGTACATTGGTTTCAAATCATTGGAAGCAGTAGGTTCCAGATGTATGATGAATGCGGATGTTCTGGTTCTAAGTTAGTTTATCTTAGCGGTGCTGCGGAAAAAGCGAACCGTGTTGCTCCGTTTCCAACACGGAATATAACAACGCCAATGTTATTAATATGTGGCCAATCAGATATGTTAATTGATATGGATAAACTCCGTGCACAGGTTATAGCACCAATGGAAGTGATCAATGTTCCTGGTTATGAGCATATGGACACCCTTTGGGCTAGAGACGTTGAGAGTACTGTTTTTGATAAGGTTATCAAAAAGCTAGAGATCTACACTAACAAAATTTCCAAGAAACGAGTTATCAACTTATAG
- the SUI1 gene encoding Eukaryotic translation initiation factor eIF-1 produces MSNIQNLKSFDPFADSGDIETEPTNYIHIRIQQRNGRKTLTTVTGVPEEYDLKKILKVLKKDFACNGNIVKDPEAGSVIQLQGDQRLKVMQFLVKQLGMQKKNIKIHGF; encoded by the coding sequence atGAGTAATATCCAGAACCTCAAGTCGTTTGATCCTTTCGCCGATTCAGGTGATATTGAAACTGAGCCTACAAACTATATTCATATCCGTATTCAGCAAAGAAATGGCCGGAAGACATTGACTACCGTGACAGGTGTTCCGGAAGAGTATGATCTTaagaagattttgaaggttttaaagaaagattTTGCTTGCAACGGCAATATTGTTAAGGATCCAGAGGCTGGTTCCGTTATCCAACTACAAGGTGATCAAAGACTGAAAGTTATGCAGTTTTTGGTCAAGCAGTTGGGTatgcagaaaaagaacattaAGATTCATGGCTTTTAA
- a CDS encoding uncharacterized protein (BUSCO:EOG09261A3K) — protein MLGVSRLGKDIQTSVKKACSSTETAPKRKHVRACIVYTWDRKSSRAFWDSIKMLPIQENEIQIFKALITIHKVCQEGHPSCLAGAYRNIPWIESLGRYRSPDGQSRYERLIHEYSSYLVQKSRFHHDHRGFNGTFEYKEYISLIAVSDPNEGYQNIIDLEDLQDSLDNLGRLVLASASQNRGNECMTSALVPLVAESYGIYKFQISMLRAMYSSSSSPEALEPLKERFDEQHHRLYDFYADCSSIRYLTSLITIPKLPVEPPNLLVGDDDNASGVDSQGVKEMPSVSTSPSIDSSSDSRLAGRSGSVAVQQTGAVANAFDIRQKKYEQQQSEFARQQEERNLAQQRQQQQQQQYWQQQQQLAQQQQEAAQKQLMLDQAQSQAQGKVAELERDLLALRGQHDEDQLMLQSYDQKVQSLENELNNTTNSAQQQIASKDEQLQSLNEQIVYWRKKYESLAKLYTQLRTEHLNLLSKFKKVQQKASSAQEAVERRERLEKDMKAKNVELADLIKERDRARLQLERVKGSQKDSLEKLQLEKGDLEDKLRRRQQDAQKQLEDMQEKFASQLKLTAKSNSKVLDLEDKLREKEMELEAMQQTMDETVNDLAEQQKSKDLKLKETHSRLLSLVDAILKSGVKRIQDSVFMLDSPMEAGNGNASPSYISTLIEKCSNSATEFSNSFNAYLIDGPKGDVVNVIDTITGFATSVSDILMSTKGLTRLTESGDFQDDLIDTARDVAEMAQVFLESLISSNRQGNTIESQTDMVINGNVDLQEILQTLLQLVESLVAPGSQVNLERLSKGQQELEEVVDKEMENASATIDAASRRLKELLKANVSGPSVETIDVQVNNSILGSALAIIDAVKLLINASISSQEEIVNKGRGSHSRSSFYKKNNRWTEGLISAAKAIAYSSNVLIQIADGTLQGNNSNEELIVASREVAASTAQLVAAARVKSDLMSKTESNLEGASKKVNAACRKLVAKVNELITSKNVMDDVDYSKMNVHENKTAEMEQQVEILKLEKALDVARKRLGEIRKFSYKDDQYVIDGSSS, from the coding sequence ATGTTGGGTGTATCTAGACTCGGTAAAGATATTCAGACTTCAGTTAAGAAGGCATGCTCTTCGACTGAAACTGCCCCGAAGAGAAAGCATGTCAGAGCATGTATCGTCTATACTTGGGATAGGAAGTCTTCAAGAGCTTTTTGGGACTCAATTAAGATGTTACCCATacaggaaaatgaaattcaaattttcaaagcCTTGATTACTATCCATAAAGTTTGTCAAGAGGGACATCCCTCATGTTTGGCAGGTGCATACAGAAATATTCCGTGGATAGAGTCGCTTGGCCGATACAGATCACCAGATGGTCAATCAAGGTATGAGAGACTTATTCATGAatattcttcatatttAGTACAGAAATCCCGCTTTCACCATGATCATCGTGGCTTTAATGGGACATTTGAGTATAAGGAATACATATCATTAATTGCTGTCAGTGATCCAAATGAAGGCTACCAGAACATTATTGATTTGGAGGATCTTCAGGATTCGTTGGATAATTTAGGACGACTTGTTCTTGCCTCTGCATCGCAGAACAGAGGTAATGAATGCATGACAAGTGCATTGGTTCCTCTTGTTGCTGAATCATACGGGATTTATaaattccaaatttcaATGCTCAGAGCGATGTATAGTAGTTCGAGTTCTCCTGAAGCATTGGAACCTTTGAAGGAGAGATTTGATGAGCAGCATCATAGATTGTATGATTTCTACGCCGATTGCTCAAGTATCAGATACTTGACAAGTCTGATAACAATTCCAAAATTACCCGTTGAACCTCCAAACTTGTTGGTTGGGGATGATGACAATGCATCAGGCGTTGACTCTCAAGGTGTGAAAGAAATGCCGAGCGTCAGTACTAGTCCTAGCATTGATAGCAGTTCAGACAGCAGACTGGCTGGTCGTAGCGGAAGCGTTGCTGTGCAACAAACTGGTGCTGTGGCAAATGCTTTTGACATACGCCAGAAGAAGTATGAACAGCAGCAAAGTGAGTTTGCTCGTCAGCAGGAGGAGAGAAATCTTGCTCAACAACgtcagcagcagcaacaacaacaatattggcagcagcagcagcagctaGCCCAGCAACAGCAGGAAGCAGCGCAAAAGCAGTTGATGTTAGATCAAGCCCAAAGTCAGGCCCAAGGAAAGGTTGCCGAATTGGAAAGGGATTTGTTAGCTCTCAGAGGACAACATGATGAGGACCAATTAATGTTACAAAGCTATGATCAAAAGGTTCAGTCAttagaaaatgaattgaaTAACACAACAAATTCGGCACAGCAGCAGATTGCTTCAAAGGACGAGCAGTTACAGAGTTTAAATGAGCAAATCGTCtattggagaaaaaaatacgagTCATTGGCAAAATTGTATACACAGCTTCGAACGGAACATTTGAACTTGCTGTCTAAATTCAAGAAAGTTCAACAAAAGGCTTCATCAGCGCAAGAGGCTGTTGAGAGAAGAGAGCGACTCGAAAAGGATATGAAGGCAAAGAATGTCGAGCTTGCAGATCTTATTAAGGAACGTGATCGTGCGAGGTTACAGTTAGAGAGAGTGAAAGGAAGTCAAAAGGATTCTTTGGAGAAATTACAACTAGAAAAGGGTGATTTGGAAGATAAATTAAGGAGGAGACAACAAGATGCTCAAAAACAGCTTGAAGATATGCAAGAGAAGTTTGCTTCGCAGCTGAAATTGACTGCAAAATCCAATTCAAAGGTGTTGGATCTTGAGGATAAACTCagggaaaaggaaatggaGTTGGAAGCTATGCAACAAACAATGGATGAAACTGTCAATGATCTCGCGGAGCAGCAGAAATCAAAAGATTTAAAATTGAAGGAGACTCACTCGAGGTTGCTTTCACTTGTGGATGCAATCCTCAAATCTGGAGTGAAGAGAATACAGGATTCAGTTTTTATGCTAGATTCGCCAATGGAAGCGGGAAACGGTAATGCCTCACCATCTTACATTTCCACtttgattgaaaaatgctCGAATTCTGCAACAGAATTTTCTAATAGCTTTAATGCATATCTTATTGATGGACCAAAGGGGGATGTTGTTAATGTTATTGATACAATTACAGGTTTTGCAACATCTGTCAGTGATATTTTGATGTCCACAAAAGGTCTAACTAGATTGACTGAGTCTGGTGATTTTCAAGATGACCTTATTGATACGGCAAGAGATGTCGCAGAGATGGCCCAAGTATTTTTGGAGTCATTGATCAGTAGCAATCGACAGGGAAATACAATTGAATCCCAAACAGACATGGTCATCAATGGAAATGTAGATCTACAAGAGATTTTACAGACGTTACTCCAGTTGGTGGAGTCGTTGGTTGCCCCAGGATCGCAAGTGAATCTTGAAAGATTAAGTAAAGGGCAACAGGAGTTGGAAGAGGTTGTTGAtaaagaaatggaaaatgctTCTGCAACTATAGATGCAGCTTCCCGCCGTTTGAAGGAATTGCTAAAGGCAAATGTTTCTGGTCCTAGCGTTGAAACAATTGATGTTCAAGTTAATAACTCTATTTTAGGTTCTGCCTTGGCAATTATCGATGCCGTCAAACTTCTCATCAATGCATCTATTTCATCGCAAGAGGAAATTGTTAACAAGGGAAGAGGTTCGCATTCTAGAAGCTCTTTCTACAAGAAGAATAACAGATGGACCGAGGGTTTGATCTCAGCTGCCAAAGCTATTGCGTATAGCTCAAATGTTTTGATCCAAATTGCTGATGGTACCTTGCAGGGAAATAATTCAAATGAAGAGTTGATTGTAGCCTCGCGGGAAGTCGCTGCCTCGACTGCACAACTTGTAGCAGCAGCAAGAGTGAAATCCGATTTAATGTCAAAGACAGAAAGCAACTTGGAAGGAGCCTCGAAGAAGGTCAACGCAGCCTGTAGAAAGTTGGTGGCAAAAGTAAACGAATTGATCACTAGCAAAAATGTTATGGATGATGTTGACTACTCTAAAATGAATGTCCATGAAAACAAGACAGCAGAAATGGAGCAACAAGTGGAGATCTTAAAGCTTGAGAAAGCATTGGACGTTGCTAGAAAGAGATTGGGAGAAATTAGAAAATTCTCCTACAAGGATGATCAGTATGTTATTGATGGATCAAGTAGTTAG